In Sphaerospermopsis torques-reginae ITEP-024, the genomic window ACGAGGAATTAGCGGAAATCAGAGATTTTTGCTAAAATTACTGATATCAAGTAATATCAAGTAATATTTTCTTGCCGCTTTGGGCAGATATCTAAGCAAAAACCCATGAATCAAGTTATCAAATCAGAACAAAAGCAAGTAACCAGATTATTTTCTCACTTGGAATTTGATGGTAATAAATTAAATCATCAACCAGGTAGCGTTTTAGGAAGCACTGCTTTGATAGCTGGAACTACTGTTGGTGCTGGTATTCTTGCCCTACCTGCGGTAACTTTACCATCGGGTATTTTACCATCTACAATTGTCATTATTGTAGTTTGGTTATACACCTTATTTTCTGGTTTATTAATTGCTGAAGTAACCTTAAATGTTATGGGTGCAGAAGGCATGAATAGCATAGGTTTTTTGGCAACTGTAGAAAAGACATTGGGAAAAACAGGAGCGAGAATTGCTGGTGGTGCATATTTGTTTAAGCATTACGCTCTTTTAGTGGCGTATATCAGCAAAGGTGGAGATATTTTATTATCGACATTAACTAAAATAGTTGGTTTAGAAAATACCTTACCTACCTGGATAGGAACAACAACTTTTACATTGTTATTTGGTGGCATTCTCTATTTAGGAAAAGAAAGATTTATTCAGAAATTAAACAGCGCCTTTGTGGCAATTCTTATTACTTCTTTTCTAGGATTATTACTGTTAGGTTCAGGACAAGTAAAAAGCTCACAATTTCTCTTTCAAAATTGGCAAGCTGTCGGTGGTGCAGTTTCTGTTATTTGTGTAGCTCTTTTTTATCATAACGTTGTGCCTGTAGTGGTGACACAACTAGAAGGCGATATCGCCAAAATCAGAAAATCAATTATTATCGGTTCTGGCATTCCTTTGATTATGTTTTTGGCTTGGAATGCTGTGATTTTAGGCAGTATTAGTCCTGATATTCTCCAGAATAATTCACAAAGTTGCAGTGTTTTTGACCCTTTACAAATTTTGCGATCAGGTGGAGCAGGAGAAGTTTTAGGATTAGTTTTAACTGTTTTTTCAGAGTTGGCAATTATTACCTCTTTTATCGGTTTTGTTTACGGTTTAGTCGATTTCTTTCAAGACATTTCTCGGATCACAAAAAATCAAATTTCTCGGTTTCCTATTTTCTCACTTGTTCTATTTCCACCCATGAGTTTAGGAACAATAAACCCCAGTATCTTTTTTACTGCTCTAGATTATACGGGAATATTTAGTGTTTCGATTTTAGGGGGAATTATTCCGGCAATTATGAGTTGGCAACAACGAGAAAAACAAAAATTAACAAACGGTATTTATCAATCATTGATACCAGGTGGCAAAATTACATTAATTATGATGATTACAGTTGCATTAGCCCTGATATGCAAACGAATTTTCTCAATTTATGCCAATTAAATATCAATTTCAATACAGCACTTTACTTTGTAATGAGGTACACCATTGGCGGGCAAGACTTGTACTGAGCGGTTAGTGAGCGCAGTCGAACTATGTCGAAGTATGCCCACCCCACAATATTGTTTTTATTTATTTGATTTATTTGATTTATTTGATTTTATTTATTTGATTTAATGTATTCACAAAAAAACACATTACACGCAAATTATCAATTGTCAATTATCAATTATCAATTAATTAAATCTCTCTTTTGATAGACTTAATGAGTAGATAAAATTACTAATCTATAGATGGAAATTTTCATGGAATAAACTATGAATATTATTGCTTGGATAATTCTGGGTCTGATCGCCGGAGCTATCGCTAAAGCTATTTATCCTGGTAGTCAAGGTGGCGGAATTTTAGTCACAATGGTATTAGGAATTGTTGGTGCTTTAATTGGTGGAACTTTAGTCACTTTGTTAGAAACAGGAAGATTACAATTTACAGCCGCAACTTTGAGCATACCTGGTATAATTGTGGCTATTATTGGGGCAATGATAGCCATTTTTATTTGGGGCTTGTTGACTGGACGTACCAGTCATTAATGGATTAATTAAGATGTTTAATACCTAGAGCCAAGATATTACCAGATAAAAGTAAATAAACTTTAGTCAACTATAAAAAGGTAATGAGTTTTACCCCATTACCTATTACTTGTTATGGAAATATAAGAACTTAAACAACAACTTTCTGTTTTGACCACACACCATTTTCATCTTCATCAAATTGTTGATGAACTGCATCCCAAGCAGATTGTTCAGCGGTAAATTCATCGTTGGTTTCATCAAGTACGACGTTATAGTGCTGAATGAACAATTGTTGTGCTTCTGCTGATAAGTGAGCGCGAACTTCAGGAGATAAATCTTCTGGACTGTTACAAGGACCAGGACAAGGATGGGTGAGTGCTTTACCAATGGTGTGCATTTCTTCACCACCAGAACTTTCTAATATTAATTGAAATTCACCGCTGCGATCGCTCGGAATTTCTACCATTAATAAAAACTCTCCCGCTTGTAAACGAGTTTGATAAACCGCAGCTTTGTCTTCTGGCATTCCCATAGCCGTAAAAACCGATACCAAGCCCGCACCAGCACTACCAGCGATCGCACCACTCGCAGCACCCAGCAACACCGCACTAATAGGTCCTGCTGCTACAATTGGTCCGACAAAAGGAATAAACAATACTCCTACACCAGTAAGTAAGCTGAGGAAAGAACCAAACAAAGATCCAAAAATTGCCCCTGTTCTCAAACCTCCTAAAATCACATCACGCTTGGTAATAAAACCAGAAATTCGCGTTTCTGACTGGAAATTTCTCCCCATCACTGAAATATGATCTTTCGGTACACCTCTATTTAGTAAACGACGAATTACATCATCAATTTGCTTTTGTTCTTTAAATACAGCCGAGATGGTACGCTCTGCTTGATATCCTTCTGGCACTTGTTTACTCCTTTTAATTTATTTTCTCTTTATGTTGACAATTGTGTGGCAAATTCTCCACTAAACACCCACCGGAACTTTAGTTTTTTCGGTTTGTTGTTTGACATTTGGTTCTAATGCTTGTCCTTCAATAAATGAACGTAACATCCAAGCCATTTCTTCATGTTTTTCCATCAAATCAGTTAAAAAGTCAGCCGAAACTTGATCATGAAATTCTTCACTACAACGATCTACATGATTTCTTAAATTACGAATAATCTGCTCATGATCTTCCACTAATTGATTTACCATTCCTGTTGCTGTAGGAATTTCTCCGCTATGTTCTTTGAGAGTAGCAATTTTTAAAAAACCTGCCATTGTACCACTGGGATAACCACCCAAGGTTCTAATTCTCTCTGCTATTTCATCAATATTTTCTGTAATTTCTTCATACTGTTCTTCCCAAAGTTCATGCAATGTGCGGAACTGAGGACCCACAACATCCCAGTGATACTTTTTAGTTTTTACCACCAGAACATACGAATCTGCTAAATCTTGATTTAATAAATTCATCACACCGCAACGTTGTTCTTCTGTTAATCCAATATTAATTGTATTCATGCTCATTATTTACCTGTGGACTATTCACTAATTACTTAATTTATAAGTTCTCAAAATATCGACATTAACCACATCAACCAAAAGTAAGATTATCAAGTAAACTGAGGATTTAATTAATATTATATATTTTTTATATAATATTATATATTTATTTTTTGAGGAATAGGTGGAATATTCATAAATAATAATCAGATCCCCTAATTCTTGTTTATCTAGTCAATCAGAATCTGGGATACGGGGATCTTATGTATTTTATTTAAAATTCGCCCACCAAACCAATTCAAAAACGAAAACTCATAATTATGAATTATGAATTATGAATTATTTGTTTGTGCCTGTAATTTTTTCCAAAAAACCTTCTACTTCCTGTTCTACTGAAGTAGTCGCACTTTCGGTATTTTCAGGACGCTTCATTTTTTCAATATCTGCTGCTCCTTGAACCTCGTTAAGTCCTCTCCTAGTTTTTTCTTGAGATTCTTTCATTCCTATCGGTGGTTTTTTAGCAGCTTCATCAGTTTTGCGTTGAGTTTCTAATAATTGTGTCGTTCCTTCTGTTGGTTCACTTTGATAACTACTGATAGCTAAAGCAGGAAAAGCATTAAATAAAAATATGAAGGTACAAGCAAAAGCCACTACTATCAATCTCAATGCTAATTGCCATCTAGATTTAGCAAAATCAAGAATCTTCATTTTGATATTATTCCACTCTATTTTCTTTCTGCTTTCAGATTAATTGGTTGTCAGAGCATTTTCATCAATCTTCCGAGAGAATTAGGTTGAATTTTGAACTAAAAAGCTCATCAAAATCTATCTGGAGATAGAAAATATCACTTCCGCTAAACTATCAAACCCTGTATTTATATATTCCATTACTTATATTTTAGAATTAAGGGTATGAATTGTATACCAAGGAAACCTCTACCCCAAATTGAGATTTTCTGTTAAAACTGTAAAAGTTCAAATTCCCATACTGTGAAATATATCACAGAAATCTATGCTAAACCTTGTTAATTCTACTTCCACAAACAACCACAACAAAACAAGAAACATTATTTTTGTTTCCACAATAGCATTATTTCTAACTGCTTGTACCAGTAACCCAAATACACGACAATTAAAAACCAACAACGAAGCTTTGGGAGTTTCCATTGCTGAAAATAAAGTAAATACAAAATCACAACCACCAGCACAAACCAAAAACCTGAATTTTACTGTACCTGCTAAATTTCAAGGTAAGACAGTTTATCAAGTCGAACCCAAAAATAACGAAAAAGTTATTGCGTTAACTATTGATGATGGTCCTTGGCCAAAAACCACAGAAGCAATGTTAGATATTTTTAAAGAACATGATGTCAAAGCCACATTTTTTTGGGTAGGAAGTTCTTTAAAAAATCATCCAGAAATCGCTAAACGAGTGGTAGCTGAAGGTCACGCCATTGGTAATCATACCTGGAATCATTTATATAAAAGAATGAATCCAGCCACAGCTAAAAGTGAAATTGAAAAAACCAATGATTTAATCTATCAAACCACAGGGGTAAAAACATCTATATTTCGTCCCCCTGGAGGTTATTTAAATAATGGTTTAGCTGCTTATGCTAAAAGTCAAAATAAAGCCGTTGTCATGTGGTCTTTAACTTCTGCTGATACCGATACCCGTGCCAAATATCAAATATTTGTGAAAAATGTGGTCAAAGGTGCAAAACCAGGAGCTATTGTTTTAATGCACGATGGGGGAGGAAATCGAGAAAGAACTGTAAAAGCTTTACCAGAAATTATCACAGGATTGAAACAACAAGGTTATAGATTTGTCACAGTTCCCGAATTATTAGAAATGCAAAAATAAGCAGGAGTCAGGAGTTATTGATTTTGGATTTTGGATTTTGGATTGTTTTTGTTAACTTCAATCTAAAATCTAAAATCTAAAATCTAAAATCTAAAATTTTACTCCCTATTCCCTGCCTGATTTAATCACTGAAAACAGATGCACAAACTTGAGCTTCTTGCCAAAGTTGATGTAAAAAAAACTCGGTGCGATCGCTCATTGTCGTTACAAACACACCCTCGACATCCTCAGCACCATAAGATAACCAAGAACCCCGCAAGGTGACTTCCAAATGCTCAGCATCACAGGTAGACAGAGCTATAATTTCACCGTCATTTCGTTGTGCTTCAGCCTTGAGCCTTTCTACTCCTGGTAAATCTACAGGTAGCAAAAAGGAAGCCGTGCTAGGTTCAAAATGTAGCGGTTGACCGATTCGCAGCGCCCAAATCACTCTTTGCGCCACCCATTCTTCCAGTGACAGCGTGATACACTCTAAATAAAAGCTTCTTTCGGTATAATTTAATTTCAGCATTCCTTATGCTCTCCTGTTATTCCAGGTTTGCTTGCAAATCCGTCATTAGTCATTAGAGTATTCCAACTAAAAAAATGCCCAATTATCATTGCTTAGGTTTACCCTTTCCACAGGGTAATGACAGCTTTTGGATCATTTATTGTTTGGAACACTCTTAGAGGATGTTTGAAAAGTTTTTAATGTATAAATAAACCCCTCTCCAAACCTCTCCCCGACGCGGGGAGAGGCTTTGAAACCCCCATTCCCTTGTAGGGAAGGGGGGAAGGGGGGTTAGGTTTCTAGAGATTATCGGTTTCATCTAATACTTTTCAAACACCCTCTTAGTCATTAGTCACCAATCACCAATCACCAATCACCAATCACCAATCACCAATTAAAAACCCCCGCTTTACCTATATCGGCAGCGGGGGCTAAAATTGACCTGATACTTTTCTGGTCTTATTCCGGTACAACATTTTCCCTCTACCTCCCGCTTGTTATCTCTAATAGTGGTTTAATATTTAGCAGATCAAAGTTGATATATCTAAAATCATAATTACCCTCTGTGTTTTGCCTTGGATGCTGACTACCATCGGCTATAAATAAATACTCCACTCCCACAGCAGCAATTTCCCAACTGGCCTGACAGTTGCTGGGATGGAAGGGACTGGAAATAGGGTAAATGAATTTCACAAAAAAATTCACCTCAAAAAAATTTTATCTATTGAACATTCCTTTAAACATACTACACTTGTATTACTATCCTGTCCATATCTAAAAGGAGAAAAAATCAAATGCATACCATCGCACGCACATCAACCACCGACATGGAAGTTACCAGCATCCGTTTAGAACGCGAACTGAAAGATAAACTGAAAGAGATAGCAGGCAATCAAGGATATCAAGCTTTGATTAGAAATGTTCTCTGGAATTATGTGCAGCAAAAATCAGGTGAGTGGAAACCCCGATTTTCCCGTGCTGACATTCGAGCGAGTATACCCGCTACAGCCCAACAAGATGAACGTTGTGTCCTCACAGGTAAGTTAATTGAAGCTCAACAGCCAATGTTATTAGGACTCACAAAGAATGGCGACATGGTTCCTCTAAGTGCTGAGAGTTTGGCTCTATAGCAAATTATAGTCCAGGTTGCTTACCAGTGATGATCATAGTGCTGGAACAAAGTTTGTATTGGTTAATTATCAAACATTAAGCAAGCCACAACCACCAGGAGAAAGTATCGGAACTAGGCGAAGATACTTTCTCGTGCTTTACAGGGTACGAACAATCAAAGTTTACCCAAAGAGCCGTTAAAACTGCAAATGGAAATCGAGAGTTTTGACCGCATTTTGCAAGAACTGTTAAACAACGTTAGTACCGGCTTTCCGCACTTCAATATGTACTAGAGTAATACTTCAACTATTTTTACAAAAAATGTTGACATAATTCAATATTTAAACGTATAAACTACAGACCTTTGGCGATAGCGAAGCGCTGCTGCAAGCAGTTCGCTATTCAACGACCATTAACCCCAATTGTTGTAGTCTTTGTATGTTACAAAACGAAGTGCGGAATGTGGGTTAGTAAATACTCGGAGCGTGATACCAATGCCCATCTACAAGTAACTCACAGAGTCGAACAAGAAGTTGATCAAGTTATTATCAAAGTGACTAATATAGGACGTGGCATCTCCCAAGAGGAAGCCGCCTATATCTTTGATAAGTTTCGTCGTGGCAAAGGACGTTGGACTCCTGGTACCGGTTTGGGATTGGCATTAGTCAAATCTCTAGTACAGCATTTACAGGGAGCGATCGCTGTTGAGCTTGTCCTAAGTTGACAATTTACTAAACAAACCTATACAAGTACATACAAAACTACAAGTATTTGAAGTATACATGGAATAAGTTGACTAAAAAATTAAGCAAAATGTGTCAGAATTAAATGATAAAGTATAGTGTTGAAAATGGCTATCGCCACGCAAGCTATCAGCAAATGCTTTTATCCATCAAAACAAAACTCAAGTTAAACAAAACCCAGGAAATATTAATGGCTAAACACGCTGGTATAGCAAGGTTTACCTATAATTGGGGTTTAGCTACTTGGCAGGATTTGTATAAAGATGGATTAAAGCCAAACAAATATATCCTCAAAAAATTCTTTAATAACCATGTAAAACCTGAATTGGCATGGATTAAAGAAAAAGGTATTTGTCAGAAAATCACTCAATACGCCTTTGATAGTTTAGGTGAATCTTTCCAGAGATTCTTTAAAGGACAGTCAAAATATCCCAACTTTAAAAAGAAAGGGAAAAATGATAGTTTTACAATTGATAATGGTGGTCAACCAATTCCTGTAGGTGGTACATCAATAAAACTACCGACAATTGGATGGGTAAAAACTTATGAAGGATTACCTCACAGCACCTGTAAAAGTATTATTATTTCCAGGACTGCTGATAGTTGGTATATAGCCTTTTCTTATGAACAAGAATGTCAACCAACTATCAAAAACCATGCTGTTGTTGGTGTTGATTTAGGAGTCAAGGAACTAGCTACACTAAGCACTGGTGTTATATTTCCTAATCCTAAACACTATAAACAGAATCTAGCTAAACTACAAAGATTATCCAAAGTCTATTGTAGAAAAGCTAAAGGTTCAAACAATAAGCATAAAGCTAAAATTAAACTAGCTAGACATCATGCGAGAATAGCAAACCTGAGAAAAGATACTCTTCACCAAATCACTACTTACTTATGCAAAAACCACGCCAAGATAGTAGTAGAAGATTTAAACGTCTCAGGGATGCTATCAAACCATAAATTAGCTCAAGCAGTAGCCGATTGTGGATTTTATGAGTTTAAGCGTCAGCTAGAATATAAATCTAAAAAATTTGGCTGTGAAATTATAATTGCTGATAGATTTTATCCATCAAGCAAAACCTGTTCTCGCTGTGGACATAGAAAAGAT contains:
- a CDS encoding amino acid permease translates to MNQVIKSEQKQVTRLFSHLEFDGNKLNHQPGSVLGSTALIAGTTVGAGILALPAVTLPSGILPSTIVIIVVWLYTLFSGLLIAEVTLNVMGAEGMNSIGFLATVEKTLGKTGARIAGGAYLFKHYALLVAYISKGGDILLSTLTKIVGLENTLPTWIGTTTFTLLFGGILYLGKERFIQKLNSAFVAILITSFLGLLLLGSGQVKSSQFLFQNWQAVGGAVSVICVALFYHNVVPVVVTQLEGDIAKIRKSIIIGSGIPLIMFLAWNAVILGSISPDILQNNSQSCSVFDPLQILRSGGAGEVLGLVLTVFSELAIITSFIGFVYGLVDFFQDISRITKNQISRFPIFSLVLFPPMSLGTINPSIFFTALDYTGIFSVSILGGIIPAIMSWQQREKQKLTNGIYQSLIPGGKITLIMMITVALALICKRIFSIYAN
- a CDS encoding GlsB/YeaQ/YmgE family stress response membrane protein, producing the protein MNIIAWIILGLIAGAIAKAIYPGSQGGGILVTMVLGIVGALIGGTLVTLLETGRLQFTAATLSIPGIIVAIIGAMIAIFIWGLLTGRTSH
- a CDS encoding ChaB family protein, translating into MPEGYQAERTISAVFKEQKQIDDVIRRLLNRGVPKDHISVMGRNFQSETRISGFITKRDVILGGLRTGAIFGSLFGSFLSLLTGVGVLFIPFVGPIVAAGPISAVLLGAASGAIAGSAGAGLVSVFTAMGMPEDKAAVYQTRLQAGEFLLMVEIPSDRSGEFQLILESSGGEEMHTIGKALTHPCPGPCNSPEDLSPEVRAHLSAEAQQLFIQHYNVVLDETNDEFTAEQSAWDAVHQQFDEDENGVWSKQKVVV
- a CDS encoding Dps family protein, with protein sequence MNTINIGLTEEQRCGVMNLLNQDLADSYVLVVKTKKYHWDVVGPQFRTLHELWEEQYEEITENIDEIAERIRTLGGYPSGTMAGFLKIATLKEHSGEIPTATGMVNQLVEDHEQIIRNLRNHVDRCSEEFHDQVSADFLTDLMEKHEEMAWMLRSFIEGQALEPNVKQQTEKTKVPVGV
- a CDS encoding polysaccharide deacetylase family protein, coding for MLNLVNSTSTNNHNKTRNIIFVSTIALFLTACTSNPNTRQLKTNNEALGVSIAENKVNTKSQPPAQTKNLNFTVPAKFQGKTVYQVEPKNNEKVIALTIDDGPWPKTTEAMLDIFKEHDVKATFFWVGSSLKNHPEIAKRVVAEGHAIGNHTWNHLYKRMNPATAKSEIEKTNDLIYQTTGVKTSIFRPPGGYLNNGLAAYAKSQNKAVVMWSLTSADTDTRAKYQIFVKNVVKGAKPGAIVLMHDGGGNRERTVKALPEIITGLKQQGYRFVTVPELLEMQK
- a CDS encoding alr0857 family protein, giving the protein MLKLNYTERSFYLECITLSLEEWVAQRVIWALRIGQPLHFEPSTASFLLPVDLPGVERLKAEAQRNDGEIIALSTCDAEHLEVTLRGSWLSYGAEDVEGVFVTTMSDRTEFFLHQLWQEAQVCASVFSD
- a CDS encoding RNA-guided endonuclease InsQ/TnpB family protein, with the protein product MLLSIKTKLKLNKTQEILMAKHAGIARFTYNWGLATWQDLYKDGLKPNKYILKKFFNNHVKPELAWIKEKGICQKITQYAFDSLGESFQRFFKGQSKYPNFKKKGKNDSFTIDNGGQPIPVGGTSIKLPTIGWVKTYEGLPHSTCKSIIISRTADSWYIAFSYEQECQPTIKNHAVVGVDLGVKELATLSTGVIFPNPKHYKQNLAKLQRLSKVYCRKAKGSNNKHKAKIKLARHHARIANLRKDTLHQITTYLCKNHAKIVVEDLNVSGMLSNHKLAQAVADCGFYEFKRQLEYKSKKFGCEIIIADRFYPSSKTCSRCGHRKDSLSLSERIYHCENCSFEMDRDLNAAIMLSRLAKA